One genomic segment of Candidatus Saccharimonas sp. includes these proteins:
- a CDS encoding DUF262 domain-containing protein, with the protein MKIELHKIKIKDIFEGYRNNNEEGVVGFSGKLNIRPKYQREFVYDDRKRNAVIDTVRKGFPLNVMYWVKNSDGTFEVLDGQQRTISICEYLNNKFSILDEGNRRKFFNLTDFEKEQIKNYELMIYFCEGNDKEKLDWFKVINIAGEKLTDQELRNAIYTGEWLTHAKSIFSKNNCPAWNLAKDYLNGSPIRQDYLEIALDWISNGEIEKYMSENQNKQNANELWLYFQNVISWVKMTFINYRKEMKGVNWGELYNRFSRENFDTTEIENRIVELLKDDEVTKKSGIYRYILTGEERWLSLRTFTENQKREAYEQQNGICSLCGEYFKLEEMHADHIVPWSKGGKTVIENCQMLCMQDNIKKSNN; encoded by the coding sequence ATGAAAATTGAACTTCATAAGATAAAAATCAAAGATATTTTTGAAGGCTATCGAAACAATAATGAAGAAGGTGTTGTTGGCTTTAGCGGAAAGTTAAATATTCGCCCAAAGTATCAGCGAGAATTTGTTTATGATGATCGCAAACGAAATGCTGTGATTGATACGGTTCGAAAGGGTTTTCCGCTAAATGTGATGTATTGGGTGAAAAATTCTGATGGAACTTTTGAAGTTTTAGATGGGCAACAACGAACAATTTCAATTTGTGAATATTTAAATAATAAATTCTCAATTTTGGATGAAGGAAATCGGAGGAAATTTTTCAATTTGACAGATTTTGAAAAGGAACAGATTAAGAATTATGAATTGATGATTTATTTTTGTGAAGGTAACGATAAAGAGAAGCTTGACTGGTTTAAAGTCATTAATATTGCTGGCGAAAAGTTAACAGATCAGGAACTTCGTAATGCTATTTATACTGGGGAATGGCTGACGCATGCGAAGAGTATTTTTAGTAAAAATAATTGTCCAGCTTGGAATTTAGCAAAAGATTATTTGAACGGTTCGCCAATTCGGCAAGATTATCTTGAAATTGCTCTTGATTGGATATCGAACGGTGAGATTGAAAAATATATGTCTGAAAATCAGAATAAACAAAACGCAAACGAGCTCTGGTTATATTTTCAAAATGTTATTTCTTGGGTGAAAATGACATTTATAAATTATCGCAAAGAAATGAAAGGTGTTAATTGGGGTGAGCTATATAATAGATTTAGCAGAGAAAATTTTGATACTACTGAAATTGAAAATCGAATTGTTGAATTATTGAAAGATGATGAAGTTACTAAGAAGTCTGGAATTTATAGATATATTTTAACAGGCGAAGAACGTTGGTTGAGCTTGCGAACTTTTACAGAAAATCAAAAAAGAGAAGCTTACGAGCAACAAAACGGAATTTGTTCGTTATGTGGAGAATATTTTAAGCTCGAAGAAATGCATGCCGACCATATTGTGCCGTGGAGTAAGGGTGGTAAAACAGTTATCGAAAATTGCCAAATGCTTTGCATGCAAGATAATATTAAAAAGAGTAATAACTAA
- a CDS encoding PH domain-containing protein — protein sequence MKEQIFKGQREGEEFLFMFRKHIIAMRKGFYLFLGVFAISCLPTFFMLTSDSLMDALWIAFGGFIVGLILFFYQFMLWYYSLYIVSNERIRQITQKGFFGRKMMDLPLSKIQSVNFEIPGFFGEIFHFGTINIFTIVGDLEIKNVEHPEEIYNKIQDAISKVEMEGENEEY from the coding sequence ATGAAAGAACAAATTTTTAAAGGTCAAAGAGAAGGCGAAGAATTTCTCTTTATGTTTCGAAAGCATATCATTGCAATGCGAAAGGGTTTTTACCTTTTTTTGGGCGTTTTTGCGATTTCTTGTTTGCCAACATTTTTTATGCTAACATCAGATAGTCTAATGGATGCGCTCTGGATTGCTTTTGGTGGATTTATTGTTGGTTTAATTTTATTTTTTTATCAATTCATGCTTTGGTATTATTCTCTTTATATTGTTTCGAATGAGCGGATTCGCCAGATTACACAAAAAGGCTTTTTTGGGCGAAAAATGATGGACTTACCGCTTTCGAAAATTCAAAGTGTTAATTTTGAAATCCCAGGTTTTTTTGGTGAAATTTTCCATTTTGGAACAATCAATATTTTTACAATTGTGGGTGATTTAGAAATTAAAAATGTTGAACATCCAGAAGAGATTTATAATAAAATTCAAGATGCGATTTCGAAAGTTGAAATGGAGGGAGAAAATGAAGAATATTAG
- a CDS encoding prepilin-type N-terminal cleavage/methylation domain-containing protein has translation MKFRKGDTLIEVLLAIAVFATVMMIGLTAMNNGMSRALASLQLTMARNAMDTQAEALRFANAAFISEYRADSSEVSSPAAELWKNSLTKDAQGSATPLGECSRGSSAFVISTRDMVTNRGYHNEKIVNAITYPRIAYGDDKDNNANWLRDDLPYRSAQGIWVEKVHAPNTKYYDFHIRACWSAPGTNVKTTLGTIVRLYDPRS, from the coding sequence ATGAAATTTCGAAAAGGTGATACATTAATTGAAGTGCTTCTTGCTATTGCTGTTTTTGCAACTGTAATGATGATTGGGTTGACCGCAATGAATAATGGAATGTCGCGTGCACTAGCAAGTTTGCAGCTTACTATGGCGCGAAATGCTATGGATACTCAAGCGGAAGCTTTGCGTTTTGCTAATGCGGCGTTTATTTCTGAATATCGTGCAGATAGTTCAGAAGTTTCAAGTCCTGCGGCAGAATTATGGAAAAATAGCTTAACGAAAGACGCTCAAGGCTCAGCAACCCCGCTTGGGGAGTGTAGTCGAGGTTCAAGTGCTTTTGTTATCTCAACAAGAGATATGGTGACGAATCGTGGTTATCATAATGAAAAAATAGTTAATGCAATAACTTATCCACGAATTGCTTATGGTGATGATAAAGATAATAATGCGAACTGGCTACGTGATGATCTTCCTTATAGAAGTGCGCAAGGTATTTGGGTTGAGAAAGTCCATGCTCCAAATACGAAATATTATGATTTTCATATTCGTGCATGTTGGTCTGCGCCAGGAACTAACGTAAAAACAACTCTTGGAACGATTGTGAGGTTATATGACCCAAGGAGCTAA
- a CDS encoding prepilin-type N-terminal cleavage/methylation domain-containing protein, whose product MTQGAKKGFTIMELMLAMGVIAFLLVGVAGLIIQMTNTITRGTTYKDLNTAARTINTDFTKTFNSSPMLDDWNGGVDGKFYKSTGAAGAFCTGTVSYLWNIGDGRRIVFDDISAVKLVKVRDTARSYCADGAENTIWRRVPRDNNVTEILTGGEIDLRLHGINFSTSPNLKNSASNQMIVNISYILGTPNNGDIDVSTYNCEGNIKSNYCAVNRFDLTVRTLGR is encoded by the coding sequence ATGACCCAAGGAGCTAAAAAAGGTTTTACGATTATGGAATTAATGCTAGCAATGGGCGTGATTGCATTTTTGCTCGTTGGTGTTGCTGGCTTAATTATTCAAATGACGAATACAATTACTCGTGGTACAACTTATAAAGATTTAAACACTGCTGCTCGTACAATTAATACAGATTTTACTAAGACTTTTAATTCTTCGCCAATGCTTGATGATTGGAATGGCGGTGTTGATGGTAAATTTTATAAATCTACTGGTGCGGCTGGCGCATTTTGTACTGGAACCGTGAGCTACTTGTGGAATATAGGAGATGGAAGACGGATAGTTTTCGATGATATTAGTGCCGTTAAATTAGTAAAAGTTCGCGATACTGCTAGATCTTATTGCGCTGATGGTGCCGAAAATACAATTTGGCGAAGGGTGCCTCGTGACAACAATGTTACAGAAATCCTAACTGGCGGTGAAATTGATCTTCGACTACACGGAATTAATTTTTCAACCTCGCCTAATTTAAAAAATAGTGCATCAAACCAAATGATCGTTAATATTTCTTATATTTTAGGAACACCGAACAACGGTGATATAGATGTAAGCACGTATAATTGTGAAGGGAATATTAAAAGTAATTATTGTGCAGTTAATAGATTCGATTTAACTGTTCGAACTCTTGGCAGATAA
- a CDS encoding glycosyltransferase family 2 protein, with translation MSKKVDIEIPLGKRTFKYRFFEILPAFLSFGAIILMFILSAFSPFLASLYLLTIITTLLVKAIGIAYRMITGHLQIEKAQKVDWNKRLNELENAEKSLDILKNQRNNEYEFKNHLQNLNDIIENPASFPKSSKVKNAVIIAAYNEPYEVIQPTIQSVLASNYDAKNLLIFLAYEERGGEEIEKTAIRLKKEFSKSFGVFEIVKHPKNLPNEVVGKGGNITFAGRALQKYCENNKIHFENVLVTTLDSDNKPHKEYFACATYSFIVHEDRKRLSYQPVSLFLNNIWDVPAPMRVVATGNSFWNIVSTMRPHLLRNFASHSQPLDALVEMDFWSTRTIVEDGHQFWRSYFHFGSDYYVVPIRVPIYQDAVLSETLPKTLKAQFIQLRRWMYGASDIPYVANLYFSKTRNVPIVDGLMKLIRLIDGHVTAVFQSPMAAFGGWVPLIVYAASSRSVIVHQLPNVISTLQQVATVGIFITILISLKMLPPRPERYRKRRSLWMVAQWVYMPVTSICYNAAAAAYSQTRLAFGKYLDKFDVTEKGRIEDVERAKAERAKRRALKKQKK, from the coding sequence ATGAGCAAGAAAGTTGATATTGAAATTCCACTTGGAAAGCGAACTTTTAAATATCGCTTTTTCGAAATTCTGCCAGCTTTTTTGAGTTTTGGTGCAATTATTTTAATGTTTATACTTTCGGCTTTTTCTCCTTTTTTGGCATCTCTTTATCTTTTAACGATTATCACAACTCTTCTTGTTAAGGCAATTGGAATTGCCTATCGAATGATAACGGGTCATCTTCAGATTGAAAAAGCTCAAAAAGTTGATTGGAATAAACGTCTAAATGAGCTTGAGAATGCTGAAAAATCTTTAGATATTCTCAAAAATCAGAGAAATAATGAATATGAGTTTAAAAACCATCTTCAGAATTTGAATGATATTATAGAAAATCCAGCTAGCTTTCCAAAGTCATCAAAGGTGAAAAATGCGGTAATTATTGCAGCTTATAATGAGCCTTATGAAGTGATTCAGCCAACTATTCAATCTGTTTTGGCTTCAAATTATGATGCAAAAAACTTGCTAATTTTTTTGGCATATGAAGAGCGGGGCGGTGAAGAAATTGAAAAAACTGCAATTAGGCTTAAAAAAGAATTTTCGAAAAGCTTTGGTGTTTTTGAAATTGTGAAACACCCAAAAAATCTACCAAATGAAGTTGTTGGGAAGGGTGGAAATATTACTTTTGCTGGGCGAGCGCTTCAAAAATATTGTGAAAACAATAAAATTCATTTCGAAAATGTACTCGTTACAACGCTTGATAGCGATAATAAGCCGCATAAGGAATATTTTGCTTGCGCAACTTATAGTTTTATTGTTCATGAAGACCGTAAAAGACTTTCGTATCAGCCAGTTTCGTTATTTTTGAATAATATTTGGGATGTTCCAGCTCCAATGCGTGTGGTCGCAACTGGCAACTCATTCTGGAATATCGTTTCAACAATGCGGCCGCATCTTTTACGAAATTTTGCTTCACACTCACAACCTCTTGATGCTTTAGTTGAAATGGATTTTTGGTCAACTCGCACAATCGTTGAAGATGGTCATCAATTTTGGAGAAGTTATTTTCATTTTGGTAGCGACTATTATGTGGTGCCGATTCGTGTACCAATTTACCAAGATGCGGTTCTAAGTGAAACTTTACCAAAAACGCTCAAGGCACAGTTTATTCAGCTTCGTCGCTGGATGTACGGAGCAAGCGATATACCATATGTTGCTAATTTATACTTTTCGAAAACTCGCAATGTGCCAATTGTTGATGGCTTAATGAAACTTATTCGCTTGATCGATGGTCATGTAACAGCTGTTTTTCAATCACCAATGGCTGCCTTTGGCGGTTGGGTACCACTGATTGTTTATGCTGCTTCTTCTCGTAGCGTGATTGTGCATCAATTACCAAATGTGATTAGTACACTTCAGCAAGTTGCAACTGTGGGGATTTTTATCACAATCTTGATTAGCTTAAAAATGCTACCGCCACGCCCAGAACGCTATAGAAAACGCCGTTCTTTATGGATGGTTGCGCAGTGGGTTTATATGCCTGTAACTTCAATATGTTATAACGCAGCAGCAGCAGCATATTCACAAACTCGTTTAGCATTCGGTAAATATCTTGATAAATTTGATGTTACTGAAAAAGGGCGAATTGAAGATGTTGAACGTGCGAAGGCTGAAAGAGCTAAAAGACGAGCTTTAAAGAAGCAAAAAAAATAA
- a CDS encoding prepilin peptidase, whose product MENFLLSLICGVIGAVLGSFSVAQVWRVRAKQLQEERESGKKVDSTEWKKLRSLVSVKTKKDRSHCLNCNYQLKWFDLIPIISWLSLGGKCRKCCSRIGSLEFFSEILMFALFVIIFLIFNPISNGTVLVLPAIRLFILLISLVPLAIMLIYDAKWSLLPTKLLYIFNILAFIYWATGFLTVSGGFNLRSIFYLVISMMFFPLIYFVLAKISKEQWVGGGDWILAVGLIFLLPNHPVFAIFLLFLSNVVGLVFAVFQSILHFRKVKRGTQIPFGPAMILAALILLAFQQQILVFFVNLIM is encoded by the coding sequence GTGGAGAATTTTCTATTAAGTTTAATTTGTGGTGTAATCGGTGCCGTTTTGGGTAGTTTTTCGGTTGCCCAAGTTTGGCGAGTGCGCGCAAAACAACTTCAAGAAGAGAGAGAGTCTGGTAAAAAAGTTGATTCTACTGAATGGAAAAAACTCCGCTCTTTGGTTTCGGTTAAAACAAAAAAAGACCGCTCGCATTGTTTGAACTGTAATTATCAACTAAAATGGTTTGATTTAATTCCGATTATCTCTTGGCTTTCACTTGGCGGAAAATGTCGTAAATGCTGTTCAAGAATCGGCTCGCTTGAATTTTTCTCTGAAATTTTAATGTTTGCACTTTTTGTAATTATTTTCTTGATTTTTAACCCAATTTCGAATGGCACAGTTTTAGTTTTGCCAGCAATTAGACTTTTCATTTTATTAATTTCTCTGGTTCCGCTTGCAATTATGCTTATTTATGATGCTAAGTGGTCACTTTTACCAACCAAACTTCTATATATTTTCAATATTTTAGCATTTATTTATTGGGCAACTGGATTTTTGACGGTTTCTGGTGGATTTAATTTGAGATCCATTTTTTACTTAGTAATTTCAATGATGTTCTTCCCGTTGATCTATTTTGTACTTGCAAAAATTTCGAAAGAGCAATGGGTTGGTGGTGGTGACTGGATTTTGGCGGTTGGCTTGATTTTTCTTTTACCAAATCACCCAGTCTTTGCGATTTTTCTACTTTTCCTTTCAAATGTTGTGGGCTTGGTTTTTGCAGTTTTTCAATCTATCTTGCATTTTCGAAAAGTTAAACGTGGAACACAAATTCCATTTGGCCCAGCAATGATTTTAGCAGCTTTAATTTTGTTAGCTTTTCAACAGCAAATTTTGGTATTTTTTGTCAATTTAATAATGTAA
- a CDS encoding tyrosine-type recombinase/integrase — protein sequence MYISEGIEDFIESLEVEGGRSKKTAENYRLYLERFVEFAGDIPAKEITSELVRKYRLWLNRYENEFGKDLGRATQAYHLIALRRFLTYLARRDIKSLEPSKIELPKIVKPQVNFLHYEEIERLIAEIPNETESDLRDRAIVELLFSSGLRVSELVNLNRGSINTKRREFTVRGKGNKDRPIFISKKAAEHIENYLDARNDNLQPLFLNYSRRYKKPSTDGNYRRITPRSVQRMVEKYAKLAGITKHVSPHTMRHSFATDLLVNGADLRSVQGMLGHASIATTQIYTHITDQHLKEIHEKFHSETE from the coding sequence ATGTATATTTCCGAAGGAATTGAAGATTTTATTGAATCGCTTGAAGTTGAAGGCGGTCGTTCGAAAAAGACGGCCGAGAATTATCGACTTTATTTGGAGCGATTTGTTGAATTTGCGGGCGATATTCCAGCAAAAGAAATTACCTCAGAATTAGTTCGAAAATATCGTTTATGGCTTAATCGTTACGAAAATGAATTCGGCAAAGATTTAGGGCGAGCTACACAAGCTTATCACTTAATTGCCCTTCGAAGATTTTTAACTTATCTTGCTCGGCGCGACATTAAAAGCTTGGAACCTTCAAAAATTGAGCTACCAAAAATTGTAAAGCCACAAGTTAATTTTTTGCATTATGAAGAAATCGAGCGTTTAATTGCTGAGATTCCAAATGAAACCGAAAGTGATTTACGAGACCGCGCAATTGTGGAATTACTCTTTTCAAGCGGTTTGCGTGTTTCTGAGCTTGTAAATTTAAACCGTGGAAGCATTAATACAAAGCGGCGTGAATTTACCGTTCGCGGAAAAGGAAACAAAGACCGACCAATTTTTATTTCGAAAAAAGCCGCAGAGCATATCGAAAATTATTTAGACGCTCGAAATGACAACTTGCAACCATTATTTTTAAATTATTCGCGGCGATACAAGAAACCTTCAACTGATGGAAATTATCGGCGAATTACACCACGTTCGGTGCAAAGAATGGTTGAAAAATACGCAAAACTTGCCGGAATTACAAAACACGTTTCACCCCACACAATGCGACATTCTTTTGCAACAGATTTACTCGTAAATGGTGCGGATTTGCGCTCAGTGCAAGGAATGCTTGGCCACGCCAGTATTGCAACAACACAAATCTATACACATATCACTGACCAACATTTAAAAGAAATTCACGAGAAATTTCACAGCGAAACAGAATAA
- a CDS encoding adenine-specific methyltransferase EcoRI family protein, translated as MANKNLTRAKKVKNDEFYTQYDDIEKECERYRDQFYGKIIYCNCDDPENSNFFLYFANNFKFFGLKKLITTHYDSERPTYKLELTEEMIEDGAVTAECAKKTLLKGNGDFRNQESIKLLKEADIIITNPPFSLFREYIAQLIKYGKQFLIMGNNNSITYKEIFKLIKENKIWLGYDVNKTMEFALSDSYEKWSRIENGVKYGKVPAISWFTNLETDKRHQELILYKKYTAEEFPKYDNYDAIEVSKVVDIPQDYDGVMGVPITFLDKFNPDQFELIGSNRWVGQDEDGVYGRSSYLNGKETFKRLFIKNKKVSK; from the coding sequence GTGGCGAATAAAAATCTCACACGAGCAAAAAAGGTCAAAAATGATGAATTTTATACACAATACGATGATATTGAGAAGGAGTGTGAAAGGTATCGTGACCAATTTTATGGCAAAATAATTTACTGTAATTGCGACGACCCTGAAAATAGTAATTTCTTCTTATATTTTGCGAATAATTTTAAGTTTTTTGGCTTAAAGAAACTTATAACCACTCATTATGATTCTGAAAGGCCAACTTATAAACTGGAACTAACAGAAGAAATGATTGAAGACGGCGCCGTAACTGCTGAATGTGCCAAGAAAACTCTGCTCAAGGGTAACGGAGATTTTCGCAATCAAGAGAGTATTAAATTATTAAAAGAAGCCGATATAATCATAACTAATCCACCGTTTTCACTTTTTAGAGAATATATCGCTCAATTGATTAAGTATGGAAAGCAATTTTTAATTATGGGAAATAATAACTCAATCACCTATAAAGAGATTTTTAAATTAATAAAAGAAAACAAAATTTGGCTTGGTTATGATGTTAATAAAACTATGGAGTTTGCTTTAAGTGATAGTTATGAGAAATGGAGTCGTATAGAAAATGGTGTAAAGTATGGAAAAGTTCCTGCAATATCTTGGTTTACGAATCTTGAAACAGATAAACGCCATCAGGAGTTGATTTTATATAAAAAATATACCGCTGAAGAATTTCCGAAATATGATAATTATGACGCAATTGAAGTTTCGAAAGTTGTTGATATTCCGCAAGATTATGACGGTGTTATGGGTGTACCAATTACTTTTCTTGATAAATTCAATCCAGATCAATTTGAATTAATAGGCTCTAATCGTTGGGTTGGTCAAGACGAAGACGGAGTGTATGGTAGAAGTTCGTATTTGAATGGAAAAGAAACTTTTAAAAGGCTATTTATAAAGAATAAGAAAGTGAGTAAATAA
- a CDS encoding SurA N-terminal domain-containing protein, translating into MKNIREKAKKIRDKVSKKPESHESQIAKITNTTLEEQRREILNKGKKFKYPVQYSKNRLVINALIIAGVILITGASLLWYQLYQAQNTSEFVYRFTTIFPFPVAKVDGEKALYSDYLMEYRANMQIANAKKDEIEGANNISALSTLNKSKAMKNAIANAYAQKKARELGISVSDKEISEAFDAQRKIQNTELTESALYKIAADNYSLSPSEYRRMFIELPLLRRKVTAQIDKTAESLKNDVSKYLSENANNFSKAVEHFGDKIEYAKPGKVRKTNIDGGRSKIAAGLKVGEVSEPFISNSGDGYYIVKLIEKTDNEVSYESIKIKFTEFNKQLEQLEKDGKIQKYIKVD; encoded by the coding sequence ATGAAGAATATTAGAGAGAAAGCTAAAAAAATTAGAGATAAGGTTTCAAAAAAACCTGAATCTCACGAAAGCCAGATTGCAAAAATTACAAATACGACACTTGAAGAACAGCGTCGTGAGATTTTAAATAAGGGTAAAAAATTTAAATATCCTGTGCAGTATAGCAAAAATCGTTTAGTGATTAACGCCTTAATTATTGCTGGTGTAATACTGATTACGGGTGCGAGCTTGCTTTGGTATCAGCTTTATCAAGCTCAAAATACCAGTGAGTTTGTTTATCGTTTTACGACTATATTTCCATTTCCAGTTGCAAAAGTTGATGGTGAGAAAGCACTTTATAGTGATTATTTAATGGAATATCGGGCAAATATGCAAATTGCAAATGCCAAAAAAGATGAAATTGAAGGAGCGAATAATATAAGCGCACTTTCAACTCTAAATAAATCAAAAGCAATGAAAAATGCAATCGCAAATGCTTATGCCCAAAAGAAGGCTCGTGAACTTGGAATTTCAGTTTCAGATAAAGAAATTAGCGAAGCTTTTGATGCACAGCGAAAAATACAAAATACCGAGCTTACTGAAAGCGCTTTATATAAGATTGCGGCTGATAATTATAGTCTTTCGCCAAGTGAATATCGCCGAATGTTCATTGAGTTGCCACTACTTCGCCGAAAAGTGACTGCACAAATTGACAAAACGGCTGAAAGCCTTAAAAATGATGTTTCAAAATATTTAAGTGAAAATGCAAATAATTTTTCGAAGGCTGTTGAACATTTTGGCGATAAAATTGAATACGCAAAACCCGGAAAAGTTCGAAAAACTAACATTGATGGTGGTCGTTCTAAAATTGCGGCAGGATTAAAAGTTGGTGAAGTTTCGGAACCATTTATTTCAAACTCGGGTGATGGCTATTACATAGTTAAATTGATTGAAAAAACTGATAATGAAGTTAGTTATGAATCGATAAAAATTAAATTTACCGAGTTTAATAAACAACTTGAGCAGCTCGAAAAAGACGGTAAGATTCAAAAATATATTAAAGTTGACTAA
- a CDS encoding nucleoside-diphosphate kinase translates to MSKELVQRTLILFKPDAVQRGIVGEILTRFERVGLKIIGTKMIFPSKEHYHKHYEGIGKMVTRRGEKAFDMALEFMTQGPVIAMVFEGVEAVELVRKLVGGTEPKTALPGTIRGDYSHMSFGYADEHNVGIPNLIHASGSIEEAKQEISHWFSDFEIYNYTSPREKFTR, encoded by the coding sequence ATGTCGAAAGAATTAGTTCAGCGAACATTAATTTTATTTAAACCAGACGCTGTTCAACGTGGAATTGTGGGAGAAATTTTAACGCGTTTCGAAAGGGTTGGTTTGAAAATAATCGGCACAAAAATGATTTTCCCAAGCAAAGAACATTATCATAAGCACTATGAAGGAATTGGTAAAATGGTCACACGGCGCGGTGAAAAAGCTTTTGACATGGCGTTGGAATTTATGACTCAAGGGCCTGTAATTGCAATGGTTTTTGAAGGCGTGGAGGCGGTTGAATTGGTGCGAAAACTTGTTGGTGGAACTGAACCAAAAACGGCGCTTCCTGGTACGATTCGCGGTGATTATTCGCACATGAGTTTTGGCTATGCAGATGAGCATAATGTTGGGATTCCGAATCTAATTCATGCTTCAGGTAGCATTGAAGAAGCAAAGCAAGAAATTTCACACTGGTTTTCAGATTTTGAAATTTATAACTATACTTCACCTCGCGAAAAATTTACGCGTTAA